The nucleotide window tattgaggctcaagtttttactccaattcagaaacagcaggtaaatgttcaaaaaatcttgGAGATTTCAAGTAATGTTTGAAAGCTTTTGTACGTGTTTTTGATCCCCTAcctgacttttttttgtttttttttgcagacgGTAACAGAGGAAACGTATGAGGCTACACAGCCATTGACTGAGATCATTTCAGCAAACAATAAAAAGGTAAGCATAGAAATGTCTTTCATAAGTACaacttgaattttaaattgtagaaacTTCTTCATAACTACCTCTTTTATTTTACTGTTATTACAGGAGGATACACATGCTGTGCATTACAGACCTTCCTCTCCATTGTCTTCACTAATTGCACTAGTtattgaagaaaataagaatgctttggtaagaagaaatatttaaaatgtttaggtaatatttttctattcaactaactcttaccatttacttttgtcttatagagtgagacagaaactgcgacccaatatttttctacaagtGAAGGAGAGCATTCACAATCAAGCAGAAAGAATCAAGCGGAAGAATATCTCAAGGATACTACAGAACCTActactgagctagtttccacaGATGTTTCGAAGACACAGCCTCTTACTCCGCAAACACAGCACCTTCAGACAAGTGAGGGAGATCAATCCGATGAGACACCATCAGAGCAGAATCAAGCAGAAGAAAATCTCAAGGATACTACAGAACCTActactgagctagtttccacaTATGTTTCGAAGATGCCGCCTATTACTCAGCAAACAGAGCATCTTCAGACAAGTGCTAtagatttttcagaaaaaaacgaGGTATGCATCGAGTATATTTgatctttaattattattctaacaatttaaaaCCGCTGATGTTACTGaatcttcatttttaataggTTGAAGTAAGCAGGCTTCTAGCTCACTTTCAAATAGGCGCAGAGGTTGAAATTTTGTCTACTGATGACGAAATATGGTATCCAGGAAAGGTTGTTGATCTTAAACTGTGTGAAGGACTAGAGGAGCTGACAGTTGAGTACACGACACTCTTCACAGACCAACATAGACTTCAGAAACTTCAGGATACTATCACGGCTGACAAAATACGTCCTGCAACACCAACTAGTGACCAAAAATCCTTTGAGATGATGGATAAGGTAGAAGCCTTCTACAACAATGGCTGGAGCAGCGGACAAATTAGCATGGTACTTGGTGATAACACATACTCGGTGTGTCTCTATActtctatggaaactattctatTCAAACATTCAGATTTGCGAATTCATAGAGAATGGAAAGATGGAGTCTGGAAGATGGCAGATAAGGTAAATCATAACTAGAATTATACTTCACGTGAATTGTTTGATATACATACATTTTAGTTTCAGGAATGGTTTCCAGAAATTCCGATTGCaacaaatttgataatattttgcttGGTGTCTATTGTTTGATTAAAGGTGAAGCCtgataagaaaaggaaagctgctgcctcatcacaaaattcaggaatggataatgttttcctaagaaggAGCGAGAGGGTGCCTAAACGATCTAGAGACACAAAAACTCCATTCAAGTCTGACAGAAATCCGGCTTTAACTGTAATACCTGAGATTATACCTGCAGTTGATCCGTTTTCAACTCCTGCGGAACATAAGCTTTCAAGGCTTCAAAATTGGATGACATTAAAGCCCGGCATGCATGAAACGTAAGCATGTTTCTGTCCTTgtctatatattcttatatttatgtataagagGTTTGGTAATTCCTTTGAATCTTTAATCGACTGCAGGTCCCTATCAATCAATGATAATAAGATaaggaaatctttctttcaaagcatggaaaatgcaaaaaaggaccttaagaaagaggtaatttgtttacatatgttcttgccttgagctttttttttaaaaaaaaattcaggaaggatttgtttagtttcaggaaattatatagtaacaaattagataatgtttgcctttttttttgcagcacaTTGATGGAGCCTTTGCAATGCTAAATTGCAGAAGAAATGAGAATGCTGCTTGGTTCCACAACTACAAGATTCCAAAGGCGTGCTTCCTACCTATGGAGTTCTTGCATTGCTTGCTCTCTGATGATTTGGcttacaagaaagaaaaggtCAAAGGTAAAAAGATTTTCAACGATTTATTTAAAGATACTGTGAGAGGGAAGGTATATCCAGAGAAGACATGGggagaagatgttgatgttgtGTATGGGATTACTCTTGGAAAAAAAAGCAATGTCTGGATTGGGATGGAAattcatttgaagaagaaaagaatcacagtatatgattgttttcaaaaggaaagcaaCAGCATTGATATTCCTCAAGTGAAAAAGTTGGCAGGTATGTATAAACAATCTGTATTTGATGTATTCATCTGTTTCTTGGTTTGAAATATTCAACTGATTCTATcttgatattgatttttaaatatgacaGTGTTGATTTCTAATCTGCTGGTGGAATCTTCTGGTGATGAGGTAGATAAGGTGAAGATGATTCCATTTGAGATTGAGCAGGCACAAGGTTTACCCAAGACAAAACATCCTTTCAACTGTGGGATATTTCTTGTCAAGATTCTGGAGTGCCAGTCATTGAAGATAGGAGACATGACAAAGATTAATGATGACAATGCATTGGAGCTAAGGAGAACCTTGTCTTGTGAGATCTTCAACCAATTTGTGGATGAGAGCTTTGGGAAATGAGAATGAtgcatgaaaacattttttgttttagttaagactcggttttagttatgactgtttattttgttatgttgtTGGCGTCTGGTTACATAAGAAAGATTGGAAGGATATCAAGTATTTTATTTGGGTATCATATATCTTGGAAGGTTAAAATATTGTTTCTggatgggtttccagaaaaaaagttaagtgtttcaaatgtaaaaaagaatgaaatgagATTATATACTAAGGATTGGACATGTATATGGTAAGCTTAAAATTGTGATGTTTACAgacaacaaaaatttagaaCCACAAAGGATCGAACCCAGAGGGAGAGAGTCTGCGTATTTGGATAGTGTGGGAGTTTAGCCACTAGGCCAAGAAGAATCATCTGTTATggattacatttaattttatttaactccaaactgtaacacaaaaagaattaaaatagattttgaatccaccacatATCGAACCCGGGGATAGAGAGACTTTTGAGTTATAAAAAGCCTTGGTTTAACCGCTggtctgaggagaatcatctgttaaagAATATTACATAAGCATACTTAACCCAATTAATATAGGATAGGTTTCCAAAACAATACATTTcgattgaaaaaaaacaaaactcttgCCGTCTCAACACTCTCGCCGTTTCAAACTTCTCGAATCTCACTCGTCTCCGCCTCTcgaatctctctctcatctccatATCTCTCGATCTCCGACGAAAACCCATctccagaactctctctctctcgatcttttACGCGAGCTCTCTCTATTCTCCGAGAAAAACCATTTCTAGAGCTCTATCTCTTGAAGGTATGTTGCAGATTCAAccttatgtgtgttttctttctgaGAGATTGGTCTCCTGGTTTTTGCTTGTGTATAGACTTGCTCGTTTTAACCTAATATGATTCGTAGAATTCTAGTTCATGTGAAAGCATGTGTATAGACTTCGGGAaggatttgtatttttttcaggaaacccttcctgaaaattggattttaattaatttagacaaataaaatttttcttgtttacgcaggatagaaacaagatgggAGATCCATTACCATTAAGACTAGCACTGCCTGAGCTGAGGTATCCGATTGGATCAGAGCCAGAGAAGACGATATCGATAAACCAACACTCGATAGTTGCTTATATCAAAACTGTTAAGGAAATTCTAGGAAATGATGAGTTCAACAGAATAAGAGGGACGTTTTTGGGACCGGTGATCAAGCTTGGAGAGAGGTCTTTGAAATTATCAGCTAAGATAGTGCACGCAGTTCTCACCAAAAGCATCAAGACAGTGAAGAGACACGAAGCATGGTTCCATTTTGGTGCTCAGCCAATGaggttctctataagagaattCCACATGGTGACTGGTTTGAAATGTAGTGGTGAAGCAAGAGAACCACGAGAGGGAACCGAGAAATTTAAGTGGGACTTCCTAAAAGGGCGTACTCATACAGTAAAGGACGTGGAGAAGcagctcagaaacacaagagaagatgcttctgatGAGAGATTCTGCCTTGCAATGCTCCTCCTGATTGAGAGCATACTACTACAGAAGAGCCTTCTCGACGGTGGCACAACTTTTACTTTGGATTATGTGAAAATAGCGCAGGATATGGATGTCTTGATGACATACCCATGGGGGAGAACAGCTTATAATTTGCTGTTAAAATCACTTCAGAGAGCTGTCGACAAAAGCCTCgacaaaaacaattatgattTGCAAGGGTTCCCTATGGCATTTCTTATATGGATACTTGAGTCAGTACCTTTGCTACAGTATGCATTCAGTCAAGTTGTTCCTATTCTGAGCGTTCAACCGTCTACCCCAATATTTTTGTGTGAGAAGTACCTTCAAATAGCTTCTCCACAGCTGATAGATGTTCTCCTAATTGAAATCAAAGATCATGTaagtttttacattattttttcttgtttctgttttgccttatgattctccatttaaaagctaattatttttatggtttcaGCTTAAGGTCACATGCATCCTACCTCCTATTTCTAATGATCCAGAAGATGATGTTTGCATGGAAGACGAAGCTAATAAAGATCTGGATGACATGGCCGATTTATCCAAGAGAggttataagtttaaaattagagATTGGCGAAACATGTCAGTAGACCTATACGGTGCTAATGAAGAAATAAGAAGAGCATCTTTACTGTTTGGGAATGGAGGGATGAGTCAAGCTTCTACTTCGTATCAGGAGGAGTCTTTGGAATCAAAGATCAACAGAATCAGCGAGATGGTGGGAGATAATTTAAGGATCATGAACGATCGTTTGTGTTTGATTGAAAAAGACAGGAAACAGATTAAAGAACGTGTGACAAACCTAGAGAAACTACAAAGAGTTACTTCatatgaaactccaaacaatgaggtaacttttttttcggaaattaaaattaatgtttatctagttcttgattcagttttgagttgtcaagtaattttggaaGATG belongs to Brassica rapa cultivar Chiifu-401-42 chromosome A07, CAAS_Brap_v3.01, whole genome shotgun sequence and includes:
- the LOC117126511 gene encoding uncharacterized protein LOC117126511 isoform X1 — its product is MSHTQPSSGTPLSPMSHTQPSSETPLSPMSQQPNLTHEETMIESAASPKSQQNEDYTQSSSETPLSPMSQQPNLTNEDTMNESDDETPALDTQVFSPNLTKEKETETSTGERPSNPNQDGKPDDEIVREKLTSESPASQSQVLQKETVEMNETPSSPIAPKSIETPVYTPSQTQQIEREPSDDTPALDTQVFTPNLTKERETQTSTDETPPKTNQGEGKPDDEIVIESPAAQTQVLQKETLEMNETPSSPISPKSIEAQVFTPIQKQQTVTEETYEATQPLTEIISANNKKEDTHAVHYRPSSPLSSLIALVIEENKNALSETETATQYFSTSEGEHSQSSRKNQAEEYLKDTTEPTTELVSTDVSKTQPLTPQTQHLQTSEGDQSDETPSEQNQAEENLKDTTEPTTELVSTYVSKMPPITQQTEHLQTSAIDFSEKNEVEVSRLLAHFQIGAEVEILSTDDEIWYPGKVVDLKLCEGLEELTVEYTTLFTDQHRLQKLQDTITADKIRPATPTSDQKSFEMMDKVEAFYNNGWSSGQISMVLGDNTYSVCLYTSMETILFKHSDLRIHREWKDGVWKMADKVKPDKKRKAAASSQNSGMDNVFLRRSERVPKRSRDTKTPFKSDRNPALTVIPEIIPAVDPFSTPAEHKLSRLQNWMTLKPGMHETSLSINDNKIRKSFFQSMENAKKDLKKEHIDGAFAMLNCRRNENAAWFHNYKIPKACFLPMEFLHCLLSDDLAYKKEKVKGKKIFNDLFKDTVRGKVYPEKTWGEDVDVVYGITLGKKSNVWIGMEIHLKKKRITVYDCFQKESNSIDIPQVKKLAVLISNLLVESSGDEVDKVKMIPFEIEQAQGLPKTKHPFNCGIFLVKILECQSLKIGDMTKINDDNALELRRTLSCEIFNQFVDESFGK
- the LOC117126511 gene encoding uncharacterized protein LOC117126511 isoform X2: MSHTQPSSGTPLSPMSHTQPSSETPLSPMSQQPNLTHEETMIESAASPKSQQNEDYTQSSSETPLSPMSQQPNLTNEDTMNESDDETPALDTQVFSPNLTKEKETETSTGERPSNPNQDGKPDDEIVIESPAAQTQVLQKETLEMNETPSSPISPKSIEAQVFTPIQKQQTVTEETYEATQPLTEIISANNKKEDTHAVHYRPSSPLSSLIALVIEENKNALSETETATQYFSTSEGEHSQSSRKNQAEEYLKDTTEPTTELVSTDVSKTQPLTPQTQHLQTSEGDQSDETPSEQNQAEENLKDTTEPTTELVSTYVSKMPPITQQTEHLQTSAIDFSEKNEVEVSRLLAHFQIGAEVEILSTDDEIWYPGKVVDLKLCEGLEELTVEYTTLFTDQHRLQKLQDTITADKIRPATPTSDQKSFEMMDKVEAFYNNGWSSGQISMVLGDNTYSVCLYTSMETILFKHSDLRIHREWKDGVWKMADKVKPDKKRKAAASSQNSGMDNVFLRRSERVPKRSRDTKTPFKSDRNPALTVIPEIIPAVDPFSTPAEHKLSRLQNWMTLKPGMHETSLSINDNKIRKSFFQSMENAKKDLKKEHIDGAFAMLNCRRNENAAWFHNYKIPKACFLPMEFLHCLLSDDLAYKKEKVKGKKIFNDLFKDTVRGKVYPEKTWGEDVDVVYGITLGKKSNVWIGMEIHLKKKRITVYDCFQKESNSIDIPQVKKLAVLISNLLVESSGDEVDKVKMIPFEIEQAQGLPKTKHPFNCGIFLVKILECQSLKIGDMTKINDDNALELRRTLSCEIFNQFVDESFGK
- the LOC117126513 gene encoding uncharacterized protein LOC117126513 — protein: MGDPLPLRLALPELRYPIGSEPEKTISINQHSIVAYIKTVKEILGNDEFNRIRGTFLGPVIKLGERSLKLSAKIVHAVLTKSIKTVKRHEAWFHFGAQPMRFSIREFHMVTGLKCSGEAREPREGTEKFKWDFLKGRTHTVKDVEKQLRNTREDASDERFCLAMLLLIESILLQKSLLDGGTTFTLDYVKIAQDMDVLMTYPWGRTAYNLLLKSLQRAVDKSLDKNNYDLQGFPMAFLIWILESVPLLQYAFSQVVPILSVQPSTPIFLCEKYLQIASPQLIDVLLIEIKDHLKVTCILPPISNDPEDDVCMEDEANKDLDDMADLSKRGYKFKIRDWRNMSVDLYGANEEIRRASLLFGNGGMSQASTSYQEESLESKINRISEMVGDNLRIMNDRLCLIEKDRKQIKERVTNLEKLQRVTSYETPNNETDTTPFHETASRQGEANADQADEQLNNEDTREPMNEITKETPGSPIAQQNIETPVLTPIQTQQETHELMNEIISPNISDTQPNTRARRNLLTEQNKDVESRVQNPFEIGANVEISSQDDNTCHKWYPGNVLATYLVDGVEMVKVEYFVPSLDEKKRKRSVETRVSIDRIRPQPPPERSGAKKSYELMQDVEAFDNGAWCAGKVKVILFDGSCFVSLNNSKEQIYFHHSEMRKPRKWVDGVWEMTKKMEEEQTQSVNPSEGDGDKKGKAKAVACKKNEAAGPSEDGVGKMAKEIEVKQGKSVKPSQDDHAKKGKPHVGKKKKANAQPVDLLPFLQREEKRPIRPRNPPIPVTPEVILPIDPFVTPEFPRFSRLTHWMDLRGIYRV